In the genome of Rhodamnia argentea isolate NSW1041297 chromosome 3, ASM2092103v1, whole genome shotgun sequence, one region contains:
- the LOC125314199 gene encoding cytosolic sulfotransferase 12-like, with amino-acid sequence MQPSQPPPLPPSPSPLYLKYLREEDMPQAFPDFLSSLPLEEGWFPTSLRSYQGFWLPSWILKPILTCQNHFQADPSDVLLVTSPKSGTTWLAAILFALVNRAKYSDSSSQRSHPLLTQNPHDLVPSLEFNLYLKEENPNLAALAPPRLFGTHMPYSLLPQSVRDSNCKLVYLCRNPKDNFVSLWHFVNKLRPEEKGQIPIQECLDKFCRGLTPCGPYWDHVLGYHKASLEMPEKVLFMTYEQMKGDPHVQVRRLADFLGCPFGEEELRDGMVEGILRMCSFENLTALEVNKSGKLSTGEDSNWYFRRGEVGDWANYMSAEMGERIDGVTEEKLHGSGLKL; translated from the coding sequence atgcAACCCTcccaacctcctcctcttcctccttctccttctccactcTATTTAAAGTACTTGCGAGAGGAAGACATGCCGCAAGCGTTCCCGGActtcctctcctctcttcctttAGAAGAAGGCTGGTTCCCCACCTCTCTCCGCTCGTACCAGGGCTTCTGGCTCCCCTCCTGGATCTTGAAGCCCATCCTCACTTGCCAAAACCATTTCCAAGCTGACCCCTCCGACGTCCTCCTCGTCACCAGCCCGAAATCCGGCACCACCTGGCTTGcggccatcctcttcgctcTTGTGAACCGTGCCAAGTACTCCGACTCCAGCTCGCAACGATCCCACCCTCTCCTAACCCAAAACCCTCACGACCTCGTGCCCTCCTTGGAGTTCAACCTCTATCTTAAGGAAGAAAATCCCAACCTCGCTGCTTTAGCGCCCCCGAGGCTATTCGGAACCCACATGCCTTATTCCTTGCTTCCACAGTCGGTGAGGGACTCCAACTGCAAGCTGGTTTACCTATGCAGGAACCCCAAGGACAACTTCGTCTCGCTGTGGCACTTCGTCAACAAGCTGAGGCCGGAAGAGAAAGGCCAGATTCCAATCCAGGAGTGCCTCGACAAGTTCTGTCGAGGGCTGACCCCTTGTGGGCCTTACTGGGACCATGTGCTAGGTTACCACAAGGCGAGCTTGGAGATGCCGGAGAAGGTGCTGTTCATGACGTACGAGCAGATGAAAGGGGACCCGCATGTTCAAGTGAGGAGGTTGGCCGATTTCTTGGGGTGTCCGTTTGGCGAAGAAGAATTGAGAGACGGGATGGTGGAGGGAATACTGAGGATGTGTAGCTTCGAAAATTTGACCGCGTTGGAGGTGAACAAGAGCGGGAAGCTGTCGACCGGAGAAGATAGCAACTGGTACTTCAGGAGAGGCGAGGTCGGAGATTGGGCGAACTACATGAGCGCGGAGATGGGGGAGAGGATTGACGGCGTCACGGAAGAGAAGTTGCATGGCTCTGgcttgaagctttga